The following coding sequences lie in one Primulina huaijiensis isolate GDHJ02 chromosome 2, ASM1229523v2, whole genome shotgun sequence genomic window:
- the LOC140967793 gene encoding uncharacterized protein, producing the protein MPQFNPVSKAMARLFSHRNLFRQKKVNCASYDQIRCLTSIAVTNAFSSPDEIVGYRYRNYNLRDHGKTSSARIVVQKRRFLGCGDGEVGNMLSKVHEERRVLGYSPEQLFNVVAAVDMYEDFLPWCQRSQIIRRNPDGSFDAELEIGFKILVESYVSHVELKKPNFIKTTSSQSSLFDHLINVWEFNQGTVPGTCDLHFLVDFKFQSPFYRQMANMFFKEVVSRLVNSFNDRCRLIYGPGVPLVENARVLRT; encoded by the exons ATGCCTCAATTTAATCCCGTATCGAAGGCGATGGCGCGTTTGTTTTCCCACCGGAATTTGTTTCGGCAGAAGAAAGTTAATTGTGCAAGTTATGATCAGATTCGATGTTTGACTAGCATTGCTGTTACCAATGCATTTTCTTCACCGGATGAAATTGTTGGATATCGTTACAGGAATTATAATCTCCGGGATCATGGGAAAACTTCTAGTGCTAGAATTGTGGTTCAAAAAAGGCGGTTCTTGGGATGTGGTGATGGCGAGGTTGGGAATATGCTCTCCAAAGTACATGAAGAGAGACGTGTTCTAGG ATATTCACCTGAGCAATTGTTCAATGTGGTTGCTGCTGTTGACATGTATGAAGATTTTCTTCCATGGTGTCAGCGATCACAGATAATTCGCCGTAATCCTGATGGATCCTTTGATGCTGAGCTAGAAATCGGCTTCAAAATTCTCGTCGAAAGTTATGTATCACATGTCGAGCTGAAAAAACCGAATTTTATTAAG ACAACCTCATCCCAGAGTAGTCTTTTTGATCATTTGATAAATGTATGGGAGTTTAATCAGGGAACCGTTCCAGGAACCTGTGACCTTCACTTTTTGGTGGACTTTAAGTTTCAGTCACCATTTTACCGTCAG ATGGCAAATATGTTCTTCAAGGAGGTGGTCTCTCGATTAGTTAATTCATTCAATGACAGATGCCGGTTGATATACGGACCTGGGGTTCCCCTGGTTGAGAATGCTCGTGTGCTGAGAACATGA